Part of the Planctomycetota bacterium genome is shown below.
TCACGGACGCGACGGCGTCGAGCTGGTTCATCGCTCGGACGGCAGCCTCCAGCTCGGGATCAACCAATGGGCCGCCGAGTCCAAGGCCGCCAGCGGTCCCGGCCGCATCCCGGTGCTCGACGACAAGGCCAAGGACGCCAACCAGGCGCTCAACGCCAACTGGCGCTTCTTCGCCGTGACGTACGACTCCACCGCCTCCGCGGGCCACGTGAAGTTCTACTTCGGGTCCGCGAGCGCCGATGCCAAGCCGGAGGCGACGGTGGACTGCCCGCGCGGGCCGGTCGGCGCCCGGATCGGGCAGACCCTCACGGTGGGGAACGTCAATCTGCCGACCCGCTCGATGGCTCCGGACCGCTCGTTCAAGGGGCTCATCGACGAGGTGCGGATTTTCGGCAGCGTGGTGGACGGTTCGGGGGCGCTGGCGCCGGCGGAGATCATCCGTCTTCAGGACCGGCAGCGCGAGCGGGATTAGTCTCCAAAAACCTTGATCCGCGGCGCCCGCGGGGGTATTCGTGGCGGGTGAGGCCCGCCCGAAAGGAGCTCCGCCATGTGGCTCGCCGCCCTCGCGCTCTCGGCTCTTCAGGACGGCGAGGCCGGGGAATGGACCCCCGCCTCCGTCCGCGACGCGCTGGCGCCGCGCTCGTGGGTCGAAACCGTGGACGGCGTTCGATGCCTGGGCCTGGCCGGCCGCGGCGACGACGCCGTGGACGGCCGCTGGACCCGCACGGTTCCCGTGGAAGCCGGCGCCTGGTACCGCTTCTCCGTCCGTTACCGGGCGCGCAACGTCCGGCAACCCGCCCGCAGCGTTCTGGCGCGCCTCGTGTGGCTGGACGCCTCGGGCGCCCCGATGCGCCCCATGGAGTATCCCTACACGGCGCTCCATGCCGATCCGGACGGCTGGACCCCCATGGCGGGCGTCTACCGCGCCCCCGAAAAGGCCGCCCGCGCGCGCCTGGAGCTTCACCTCCGATGGGCCGCCCACGGGGAGGTTCTCTTCCGGGACGCCGCGCTCACGCCCGCCGCGCCGCCCGCCCCGCGGCGCGTCACGCTGGCCGCCGTCCACCACCGGCCCCGCAAGCCCGCCACGCCCCAGCAGAACCTCGAGCGCTTCGGGAGTCTCGTCGAAGAGGCCGCCCGCCGCAAGGCCGATATCGTGTGCCTTCCCGAGGGAATCACCGTCGTCGGCACCGGACGCACGTACGCCGACGTGGCCGAGCCCGTGCCCGGCCCCACCACCCGCTTCCTCGGCGAACGGGCGGCGCGCCTGCGCGTGTGGATCGTGGCCGGAATCTACGAGCGCGACGAGGGCCGCGTCTACAACACCGCCGTCCTCCTGGGACGCGACGGCTCGCTCGCCGGCAAGTACCGAAAGGTCTGCCTGCCCGACGAGGAAATCGAGGGAGGCATCACTCCCGGCACGGACTATCCCGTCTTCGACACCGATTTCGGCCGCATCGGCCTTTTCATCTGCTGGGACGTCCATTTCCCGGAAGTGGCGCGCGAGATGGCCGCCCGCGGCGCCGAGGTGCTCTTTCTTCCCATCTGGGGCGGCAACGAACTCCTGGCCCAGGCCCGCGCCGTCGAAAACCAGGTGTACGTCGTCGCCAGCGGCTACGACTTCCGCACCGGGATCTTCGACCCCACCGGACGCCGCGTGGCCGACGCGTCCGCCGATCCGGAGGTGATCGTCGCCGAAGCGGATCTCAACGAACGGCGCCTCTGGCCGTGGCTCGGAGAATGGCGCGCCCGCATCTGGCGGGAAGGCCCGCCCCGCCGCTGAGGCGCCTCCGCGCGGCGAAGCGGCGCCCGGCCGCCGGACGTATCTAGAGAGGAACCATGGGGTGGACGCTCGGAGGGTGCGCGCTGTGGGCCCTGTCGGCGGCCTTCTCCCTTCAGGACCCCTGCCTCCGGGACGACGGCTACCGGGGACTCTGGTACGCCAACCAGCCCTCGGGAGACGAGTACGGCTATAAGTACAGCGGCGGCTTCGCCACCTACCCCCAGCAGCATGTGCCCATCGCCTGCTACAGCCCCGAGGCTCGGAAAACCTTCTTCTGCTACGGCGGCCGGCCCCGCGATACGAACCGCCTGCTCCACATGGTCTCCTACTACGACCACGCCACGGGCCGCGTCCCCCGGCCCGCCGTGCTTCTGGACAAGAAGACCGACGACGCGCACGACAACCCCTCGCTCGCCCTGGACGCCTCCGGCCACCTGTGGATCTTCTCGAACGCCCACGGGACGTCCCGGCCTTCCTACATCCATCGGAGCGCCCGGCCGTATTCGGTGGACGCCTTCGAACGCGTCCTGGAGACGAACTTCTCCTACGGGCAGCCGTGGTACCTGCCGGGAAAAGGCTTCCTCTTCCTGCATACCCGCTACTCGCCGGGACGCCACCTCTTCTGGAGCACAAGCCCCGACGGGAAAACCTGGTCCGACCCCCTCCCGCTGGCGCGCGTCGCTTCCGGCCACTACCAGATCAGCGCCTCCGACGGCCGCCGCGTGGCCACCGCTTTCAATTACCATCCCCTTCCGGGCGGCCTCAACGCCCGCACGAACCTTTATTACCTGGAGACCCGCGACGCGGGCCGGACCTGGACGGACGCCGCCGGCCGTTCCGTGGCCCTTCCCCTGACGGAACCCCGCAACGCCGCTCTCGTGAGGGACTACCAATCCGAGAAGCTCCTCGTCTACCTCAAGGATCTGGCCTTCGACCGCCGGGGGCGCCCCGTCGTCCTCTATCTGACCAGCCGCGGATACGCCTCCGGCCCCGCCAACGACCCGCGCACCTGGCGCACCGCCCGGTGGACGGGCGAATCCTGGGAGTTCCGCGACGTGACGACGAGCGATCACAACTACGACTTCGGCTCCCTTTATCTGGAAGAAGACGGCACCTGGCGCCTGATCGCCACGACCGACCCCGCCGCCCAG
Proteins encoded:
- a CDS encoding carbon-nitrogen hydrolase family protein, which gives rise to MWLAALALSALQDGEAGEWTPASVRDALAPRSWVETVDGVRCLGLAGRGDDAVDGRWTRTVPVEAGAWYRFSVRYRARNVRQPARSVLARLVWLDASGAPMRPMEYPYTALHADPDGWTPMAGVYRAPEKAARARLELHLRWAAHGEVLFRDAALTPAAPPAPRRVTLAAVHHRPRKPATPQQNLERFGSLVEEAARRKADIVCLPEGITVVGTGRTYADVAEPVPGPTTRFLGERAARLRVWIVAGIYERDEGRVYNTAVLLGRDGSLAGKYRKVCLPDEEIEGGITPGTDYPVFDTDFGRIGLFICWDVHFPEVAREMAARGAEVLFLPIWGGNELLAQARAVENQVYVVASGYDFRTGIFDPTGRRVADASADPEVIVAEADLNERRLWPWLGEWRARIWREGPPRR
- a CDS encoding BNR-4 repeat-containing protein — its product is MGWTLGGCALWALSAAFSLQDPCLRDDGYRGLWYANQPSGDEYGYKYSGGFATYPQQHVPIACYSPEARKTFFCYGGRPRDTNRLLHMVSYYDHATGRVPRPAVLLDKKTDDAHDNPSLALDASGHLWIFSNAHGTSRPSYIHRSARPYSVDAFERVLETNFSYGQPWYLPGKGFLFLHTRYSPGRHLFWSTSPDGKTWSDPLPLARVASGHYQISASDGRRVATAFNYHPLPGGLNARTNLYYLETRDAGRTWTDAAGRSVALPLTEPRNAALVRDYQSEKLLVYLKDLAFDRRGRPVVLYLTSRGYASGPANDPRTWRTARWTGESWEFRDVTTSDHNYDFGSLYLEEDGTWRLIATTDPAAQRYVTGGEVVLWTSADEGRTWTKVRALTARSARNHAYPRRPLNAHPEFYALWADGDALRPSESFLYFADREGARVRRLPPLMDSETAVPETLW